Within the Gloeobacter kilaueensis JS1 genome, the region GCGCGCCGCCGGGGACGAGGCCCGAGGCGCCACTCTCTACGTCAATCTCGAACCGTGCAACCATCGAGGCCGCACCCCTCCCTGCACCGAAGCAATTCTTGCCGGCGGTATCCGGCGGGTGGTCGTGGGGATGATCGACCCAAATCCGCTGGTCGCAGGCAGCGGCATCGAACGGCTGCGCAGTGCGGGGCTGGAGGTGACGGTGGGTGTACTGGCTGAGCGCTGCCAGAAGTTCAACGAAGTTTTCAGCCACTGGATCACGACGGGCCGCCCCTTTGGCGTCCTCAAGTACGCGATGACCCTCGACGGCAAGACAGCGACCCGCACCGGCCACAGTTTTTGGGTGAGTGGCGAGGCAGCCAGGGCGCGTGTGCATCGCCTGCGCGCCCTCTACGACGCCACGATCGTCGGTGGGAACACTGTCCGCCTCGACGACCCGCAGCTGACGGTCCGCCTTGCAGAAGGGCGCGACCCTCTGCGCGTCGTGCTCTCGCGCAGCCTGCAACTACCTGTGAGCGCCCGGCTGTGGCAGGAGCAGGACAAAGCTCCCACCCTCGTCTTCACCACCGCTGAGGCCGATCCGACCGTTCGCGCCCAGCTGGAGCGCCTCGGGGTAGAAGTGGAGGCGATGCCCGAGCTGACCCCCGCCGCTGTCCTTGCCGTGCTCGCCCGTCGCCGCTGCACCTCGGTGCTCTGGGAATGTGGCGGTACCCTTGCCTGGTCGGCCCTGCGCGACGGTTCGGTGCAGAAGGTGATGAGCTTTGTCGCCCCCGCTTTGATCGGAGGGGCGGCAGCCTTCACGCCCGTGGCAGGAGCGGGTTTTGAGAAAATGCACGAGGCAATCCGTTTGGAACGGCTGATCGCCGAACCGGTGGGCGCGGACTGGCTGCTGAGTGGGTATTTACCTTCTGGCGACTGAGTTTTATAGATCTGGGGGCAGTTCTGATTCAGGAGCACAGGCACTACCGTAGATGCGCTCCAGGCGCGAGACGGCAGCGCGGTGTAAAAACTGGTCGCCCCGCATGAAGAGGTACTTTATCT harbors:
- the ribD gene encoding bifunctional diaminohydroxyphosphoribosylaminopyrimidine deaminase/5-amino-6-(5-phosphoribosylamino)uracil reductase RibD translates to MNDEQWMERCLVLAERAWGRTSPNPLVGAVIVKEGVAVGEGFHPKAGEPHAEVFALRAAGDEARGATLYVNLEPCNHRGRTPPCTEAILAGGIRRVVVGMIDPNPLVAGSGIERLRSAGLEVTVGVLAERCQKFNEVFSHWITTGRPFGVLKYAMTLDGKTATRTGHSFWVSGEAARARVHRLRALYDATIVGGNTVRLDDPQLTVRLAEGRDPLRVVLSRSLQLPVSARLWQEQDKAPTLVFTTAEADPTVRAQLERLGVEVEAMPELTPAAVLAVLARRRCTSVLWECGGTLAWSALRDGSVQKVMSFVAPALIGGAAAFTPVAGAGFEKMHEAIRLERLIAEPVGADWLLSGYLPSGD